From Psychroflexus torquis ATCC 700755, the proteins below share one genomic window:
- a CDS encoding M14 family zinc carboxypeptidase, whose amino-acid sequence MKLDTLDFSQLLEDYSHFKVSSLRGRYLKEEDLIKEFKAISHKFKIKNEGYSEEDRIISSFHLGHGSRKILIWSQMHGNETTTTKAVMDLLNFFSLYKNITDSIFDLCSFVIIPVLNPDGALRYTRANANLVDLNRDASSRTQLESQLLNRVYTEFQPDFCLNMHDQRTIFSAGNNSFPASVSFLSPSFNEERELNVTRKKSMSLIASANLMLQKFIPNQIGRYDDSFNSNFIGDFFQAEGTPTVLFEAGHFPNDYEREETRKYIFMALLKMVQDICLDVKEELIEAYFEIPENEKLFNDVIVRNVKSEDSTIKDIVIQYKEVLENDHINFVPFIEKIEKNIPSFAHREINADEQSLILEKHCSLKVGDVLSSFKVNNNVFVI is encoded by the coding sequence GGGTCGATATTTAAAAGAGGAGGATTTAATTAAAGAGTTTAAAGCCATCTCTCATAAATTTAAAATTAAAAACGAAGGCTATTCTGAAGAAGATAGAATTATCTCTTCGTTTCATCTAGGTCATGGATCTAGAAAGATTTTAATTTGGTCTCAAATGCACGGTAATGAAACGACAACAACAAAGGCTGTTATGGATTTGCTTAATTTCTTTAGTCTCTATAAAAATATTACCGATTCTATTTTTGACCTGTGTAGTTTTGTTATTATTCCTGTTTTGAATCCAGATGGTGCTTTAAGATATACGAGAGCTAATGCTAATTTGGTGGATTTAAATCGTGATGCCTCTAGCCGGACTCAATTAGAAAGTCAATTATTGAACAGAGTCTACACTGAGTTTCAACCTGATTTTTGTTTAAATATGCATGATCAAAGGACTATTTTTAGTGCAGGTAATAATTCTTTTCCTGCATCGGTTTCTTTTTTATCTCCTTCCTTTAATGAAGAAAGAGAACTCAATGTCACTAGAAAGAAGTCCATGAGTTTAATTGCATCTGCAAACTTGATGTTACAGAAGTTTATTCCAAATCAAATAGGACGCTACGATGATAGTTTCAATTCAAACTTTATAGGAGACTTTTTTCAGGCTGAAGGGACTCCAACAGTCTTGTTTGAGGCTGGACACTTTCCTAATGACTATGAGCGCGAAGAAACCAGAAAATATATTTTTATGGCTTTACTAAAGATGGTTCAAGATATTTGCCTTGATGTTAAAGAGGAACTAATTGAAGCCTACTTTGAAATTCCTGAGAATGAAAAACTCTTTAATGATGTGATTGTACGAAATGTGAAAAGTGAAGATTCTACTATAAAGGATATTGTTATTCAATATAAGGAAGTGCTGGAAAATGATCATATAAACTTTGTTCCGTTTATTGAAAAAATTGAAAAAAATATACCTTCTTTTGCTCACCGTGAAATCAATGCAGATGAACAATCTTTGATTTTGGAAAAGCACTGCTCCTTAAAAGTAGGTGATGTTTTATCATCATTTAAAGTCAACAATAACGTTTTCGTTATCTAA
- a CDS encoding BCCT family transporter, with protein sequence MSNKVERSDEKKSIFGLKLNGRVFFTSAFLIFLSIALTLIYKDSAKSFFNTTQLYVTENGGWFYILGVNFFLVFILYIAFSKYGTLKIGGEQAKPEFTKLSWFSMLFSAGMGIGLLYFSISEPLAHFSNPPFGEGGNAEAARQAMQYTYLHWGIHIWAVYALVGLSLAYFTYTRGLPLTLRSVFYPFLKEKIYGIWGDLIDIFAVLATLFGLATSLGYGVKQVSAGLNYVFDFPDTITTQVILIAAITLIATGSVVLGIHKGIKVLSKWNIIIALILLLLVLFLGPTLFIFKSYVQNIGAYLGNFIELSTWTETYSQDNWQMSWTVTYWGWWIAWSPFVGMFIARISKGRQIREFIFSVLFLPTLVIFFWMTAFGSTAINDVLLGDNLVLEAVNTNVDISLFAFFENYPFTLVLNLVAIILIVSFFVTSSDSGSLVIDSLTSGGKIDAPVGQRIFWAITEGAIAAVLLIGGGLEALQTASIVSALPFTVILFVMCYSLFLGLKEDFIKKEKKANSKRNNERGLEHSLKTDDKFSKNY encoded by the coding sequence ATGTCTAATAAAGTTGAAAGGAGTGATGAAAAAAAGTCAATTTTTGGATTGAAACTCAACGGCCGAGTATTTTTTACATCAGCTTTTTTAATTTTCCTATCGATTGCTTTGACCTTAATTTATAAGGATTCCGCGAAATCTTTTTTCAATACTACTCAGCTTTATGTGACTGAAAATGGTGGTTGGTTCTATATCCTTGGGGTTAATTTTTTTCTTGTCTTTATCCTATACATCGCCTTCAGTAAATATGGAACTTTAAAAATTGGGGGAGAACAGGCTAAACCTGAGTTTACAAAATTGTCTTGGTTTTCTATGCTTTTTAGTGCGGGGATGGGAATAGGCTTGCTATATTTCAGTATTTCAGAACCTTTAGCCCATTTTTCTAATCCACCTTTTGGCGAAGGAGGAAATGCAGAAGCAGCACGGCAAGCTATGCAGTATACTTATTTGCACTGGGGAATTCACATTTGGGCTGTATATGCTTTAGTAGGACTCTCCCTTGCTTATTTCACCTATACAAGAGGGTTACCGCTAACTCTTCGCTCTGTGTTTTATCCCTTTTTAAAAGAGAAAATATATGGAATATGGGGAGATCTTATAGACATATTTGCTGTTCTAGCCACGCTTTTTGGTTTGGCTACATCTTTAGGGTATGGCGTTAAGCAAGTTTCTGCAGGACTTAACTATGTATTTGATTTTCCAGATACGATTACCACACAAGTCATCTTGATAGCAGCAATAACACTTATTGCCACAGGTTCTGTAGTCTTAGGTATTCATAAGGGTATCAAAGTACTAAGCAAGTGGAATATTATAATAGCGCTAATACTTTTGCTTTTAGTCCTTTTCCTTGGTCCAACTCTTTTTATTTTCAAGTCTTATGTGCAAAATATTGGAGCTTATTTAGGAAATTTTATTGAGCTATCCACTTGGACAGAAACCTATTCACAGGACAATTGGCAAATGTCTTGGACAGTTACATATTGGGGATGGTGGATCGCTTGGTCTCCTTTTGTGGGCATGTTTATCGCTAGAATTTCTAAAGGAAGACAGATACGAGAATTTATTTTTAGTGTTTTATTTCTACCTACACTTGTTATCTTTTTTTGGATGACAGCCTTTGGTAGCACTGCGATTAATGATGTTCTATTAGGAGATAATTTAGTTTTGGAAGCTGTCAATACCAATGTTGATATTTCACTATTTGCATTTTTTGAAAATTATCCTTTTACACTAGTTCTCAACTTAGTAGCTATAATTTTAATAGTTAGTTTTTTTGTAACTTCTTCAGATTCAGGGTCGCTGGTTATAGATAGCTTAACGAGTGGGGGCAAAATAGATGCTCCTGTGGGTCAAAGAATATTTTGGGCTATAACAGAAGGAGCTATAGCTGCGGTATTACTAATAGGAGGAGGGCTAGAAGCTCTTCAAACTGCCTCTATAGTGTCAGCTCTTCCTTTCACAGTAATTTTATTTGTAATGTGTTATTCTTTATTTTTAGGTTTAAAAGAAGATTTTATAAAAAAGGAAAAGAAAGCTAATTCAAAAAGAAATAATGAACGTGGGCTGGAACATTCTCTTAAGACCGATGATAAATTTTCGAAGAATTATTAA
- a CDS encoding YebC/PmpR family DNA-binding transcriptional regulator: MGRAFEFRKARKMKRWSAMAKTFTRLGKDIVMSVKEGGPDPVINAKLRAVIQNAKTANMPKENVERAIKRASDKSLGDYKTVLYEGYAPYGIAILVETATDNTNRTVANVRSYFNKCNGNLGTSGSVEFMFDHTCNFRISSEGRDVETLELEMIDFGAEEVFEDEDGIIIYAPFQNFGDIQKHFEESHIEILASGFDRIPQVTKGLSEEEKEDVDKLLEKIEEDEDVQNVYHTMEE; the protein is encoded by the coding sequence ATGGGAAGAGCATTTGAATTTAGAAAAGCTAGGAAGATGAAACGGTGGTCTGCTATGGCCAAAACGTTTACACGTCTCGGAAAAGATATCGTTATGTCTGTGAAAGAGGGCGGCCCAGATCCGGTGATTAATGCCAAGTTGAGAGCTGTTATTCAAAATGCCAAGACGGCCAACATGCCAAAGGAAAATGTTGAGCGGGCCATAAAAAGAGCTTCAGATAAAAGTTTAGGTGATTATAAAACAGTGCTTTACGAAGGTTACGCCCCTTACGGCATTGCCATTTTAGTTGAAACAGCTACAGATAATACCAATAGAACGGTAGCCAATGTACGGTCTTATTTTAACAAGTGTAATGGAAACCTGGGAACATCTGGATCTGTTGAATTCATGTTCGACCATACTTGTAATTTTAGAATAAGCTCTGAAGGTAGGGATGTAGAAACGCTTGAATTAGAAATGATTGACTTTGGCGCTGAAGAAGTTTTTGAGGATGAAGATGGAATAATAATTTATGCTCCCTTTCAAAATTTTGGAGATATCCAAAAACATTTTGAGGAGAGTCATATTGAAATTCTCGCCTCTGGATTTGACAGAATTCCTCAAGTCACCAAGGGTTTAAGTGAAGAAGAAAAAGAAGATGTTGATAAACTTTTAGAAAAGATTGAAGAAGATGAGGATGTTCAGAACGTTTATCATACTATGGAAGAATAA
- a CDS encoding DEAD/DEAH box helicase, giving the protein MLENTAEKSLYGYQESDLQTIFDKIENCPDNFNLLYQLPTGGGKTVVFSEIVRRYIEKTGKKVIVLTHRIELCKQTSDMLQGFGVRNKIINSKVKELSDDNEYMCFVAMVETLNNRLNEEKLNMKNVGLAIIDEAHYNSFTKLFRYLEKAFILGVTATPLSSNIKLPMHRNYEELIVGNSISSLIGQGFLAEAKMFNYDVGLGSLQVGITGDYTVKSSEDLYTNLDMQEKLIQAYEEKCKGKKTLIFNNGINTSWYVYQTFKDAGYEIKHLDNTHNRKERKAILEWFRVKPDAILTSVSILTTGFDEPTVENIILNRATKSLTLYFQMIGRGSRKLPYKDTFNVIDLGNNIARFGPWNASVDWQLIFENPDYFLDNMVSDEDIELNFKYEMPDEIRQMFKNSENITFDIRKTYNETVNNGDKSKLVLEESMMQHAKMCAENSEDVFDARILARELKDDIKDRIKRYSNCIINNTKNYRDWLYEDYVRKLRVKINDHFMD; this is encoded by the coding sequence ATGCTTGAAAATACTGCTGAAAAAAGTTTATATGGCTATCAAGAAAGTGATCTACAAACTATTTTTGATAAAATAGAGAACTGTCCAGATAACTTCAACCTCTTGTATCAATTGCCTACTGGTGGAGGTAAAACTGTGGTTTTTTCTGAAATCGTAAGACGATATATTGAAAAAACTGGAAAGAAAGTCATTGTCCTTACCCACAGAATAGAACTTTGTAAACAAACCTCAGATATGTTGCAAGGCTTTGGGGTGCGAAATAAAATTATCAACTCTAAAGTCAAAGAACTTTCCGATGATAACGAATACATGTGTTTTGTTGCCATGGTAGAAACCTTAAACAACAGGTTGAACGAGGAGAAGTTAAATATGAAAAATGTTGGTTTAGCCATTATTGATGAAGCTCACTACAATTCATTTACTAAGCTTTTTAGATATTTAGAAAAAGCATTTATCCTTGGAGTAACTGCCACCCCTTTAAGTTCCAACATTAAGCTTCCTATGCATAGGAATTATGAGGAATTGATTGTTGGTAACTCCATTTCATCACTTATTGGACAAGGCTTTTTGGCCGAGGCTAAAATGTTCAATTACGACGTTGGTCTTGGTTCCCTTCAAGTTGGAATTACAGGAGATTACACCGTTAAATCTTCTGAAGACCTTTACACCAATCTGGATATGCAAGAGAAACTTATCCAAGCTTATGAAGAAAAGTGTAAGGGAAAGAAAACATTGATTTTTAATAACGGAATTAACACGTCTTGGTATGTATATCAAACCTTTAAAGATGCTGGTTACGAAATAAAGCACTTAGATAATACACATAATCGAAAAGAGCGAAAAGCAATTTTAGAGTGGTTTAGAGTAAAACCAGATGCCATTCTTACTTCGGTGAGTATTCTTACAACAGGTTTTGATGAACCTACTGTAGAAAATATCATCCTTAATAGGGCCACAAAATCTCTAACCTTATACTTCCAAATGATTGGACGTGGGTCTCGGAAACTTCCATATAAAGATACCTTCAATGTTATTGATCTCGGTAACAATATCGCAAGGTTTGGACCTTGGAACGCTTCAGTAGATTGGCAGCTTATTTTCGAAAATCCAGATTATTTCTTAGATAATATGGTTTCGGATGAAGATATTGAGCTCAATTTTAAATATGAAATGCCTGATGAAATAAGGCAGATGTTCAAAAATTCTGAAAACATTACCTTCGACATTAGGAAAACGTATAATGAAACGGTCAATAATGGAGATAAATCTAAACTTGTCCTAGAAGAGTCCATGATGCAACATGCTAAAATGTGTGCAGAAAATTCTGAAGATGTTTTTGATGCAAGAATTTTAGCTAGAGAACTTAAAGACGACATCAAAGATCGGATAAAGCGTTATTCTAATTGTATCATTAACAATACAAAAAACTACAGAGATTGGCTCTACGAAGATTATGTGCGTAAGCTGAGAGTGAAAATAAATGACCATTTTATGGATTAA
- a CDS encoding Lrp/AsnC family transcriptional regulator, translating into MKGKLKLDDTDHHILNMLIDNTRTPFTDIAKKLDISAGTVHVRVKKMEESGIIVGSSLTLNYKKLGYTFIAYVGIFLEKTSQTQFVLNRIEEIPNITVAHVTTGKFNLFCKIRAKNTEHAKNIIFLIDDIEGVSRTETMISMEESLNDKTRLMKSIFENM; encoded by the coding sequence ATGAAAGGAAAACTCAAGTTAGACGACACTGATCATCACATCCTTAATATGCTAATTGATAACACACGTACGCCTTTTACTGATATTGCAAAAAAATTAGATATATCTGCAGGAACTGTACATGTTCGAGTCAAAAAAATGGAGGAAAGTGGGATCATCGTTGGTTCTTCGTTAACCTTAAACTATAAAAAATTAGGCTACACGTTTATAGCTTATGTCGGTATTTTTCTAGAAAAAACATCCCAAACTCAATTTGTGCTTAATAGAATTGAAGAAATCCCAAATATAACTGTTGCCCATGTGACTACTGGGAAATTCAATTTGTTTTGCAAGATTAGGGCTAAAAATACTGAGCATGCCAAAAACATCATCTTTCTTATCGATGATATAGAGGGAGTAAGCAGAACAGAAACAATGATTTCTATGGAGGAAAGTCTTAATGATAAAACTAGGTTGATGAAATCTATTTTTGAAAATATGTAA